A part of Muntiacus reevesi chromosome 12, mMunRee1.1, whole genome shotgun sequence genomic DNA contains:
- the MAPK15 gene encoding mitogen-activated protein kinase 15: MCAAEVDRHVAQRYLLKRRLGKGAYGIVWKAVDRRTGEVVAIKKIFDAFKDKTDAQRTFREIMLLQEFGDHPNIVRLLDVIPAENDRDIYLVFESMDTDLNAVICKGTLLKDTHKRYIFYQLLRATKFIHSGQVIHRDQKPSNVLLDTSCLVKLCDFGLARPLSGLPEVPEGHALTEYVATRWYRAPEVLLSSNWYTPGVDMWSLGCILGEMLQGRPLFPGTSTLHQLELILEAIPPPSKEDLLALGSGCNISVLQHLGSRPRQTLDALLPPDTPPDALDLLSQLLVFAPHKRLSAAQALQHPYVQRFHCPAREWTLGGTVRLPVQEGAQLSAAEYRCRLYKMILECRGHGRLPKETGLGGSPPTPEPEAQLPSGSPAWNPGCRPRSNPGHGPVHDAPGGAQDPPRQNSAPLHQPPPPGGPGRGARPGGATSSLWVKPSAREAAPSLTSQAAAQVAIRALIRSDRNPGRGANAPGAPQVPPRPPGATRPGRRMFGASAAQGAHGATRAALGGYSQAYGTVCLSALGCLPLLQGPSA, encoded by the exons GCCTATGGCATCGTGTGGAAGGCGGTGGATCGGAGGACTGGCGAGGTCGTGGCCATCAAGAAAATCTTTGATGCCTTCAAGGATAAGACGGATGCCCAG AGGACGTTCCGGGAAATCATGCTTCTCCAG GAATTTGGGGACCATCCCAACATTGTCCGCCTCCTGGATGTGATTCCGGCAGAGAACGACAGGGACATTTACCTGGTGTTTGAGTCTATGG ACACCGACCTGAATGCCGTCATCTGCAAGGGCACGCTTCTGAAGGACACCCACAAGCGCTACATCTTCTATCAGCTGCTGCGGGCCACCAAGTTCATTCACTCAGGGCAAGTCATCCACCGGGACCAGAAG CCATCCAATGTTCTCCTGGACACCAGCTGTTTGGTGAAGCTCTGTGACTTTGGCCTGGCTCGCCCCCTCAGTGGCCTCCCTGAGGTGCCTGAGGGCCACGCCCTGACGGAGTATGTGGCCACGAGATGGTACCGGGCTCCAGAGGTGTTGCTGTCTTCCAACTG GTACACCCCCGGGGTGGACATGTGGAGCCTGGGTTGCATTCTGGGGGAGATGCTGCAGGGGCGGCCCTTGTTCCCTGGCACGTCCACGCTCCACCAGCTGGAGCTCATCCTGGAGGCCATCCCGCCACCGTCCAAGGAGG ACCTCCTGGCGCTTGGCTCTGGCTGCAACATCTCAGTTCTGCAGCACCTGGGGTCCCG GCCCAGGCAGACACTAGATGCCCTCCTGCCCCCCGATACCCCTCCAGACGCCCTGGACCTCCTCTCGCAACTCCTGGTGTTTGCCCCGCACAAGCGGCTCAGCGCAGCCCAGGCCCTGCAGCACCCCTACGTGCAGAG GTTCCACTGCCCGGCCCGTGAGTGGACGCTGGGGGGTACCGTGCGGCTCCCGGTGCAGGAAGGAGCCCAGCTCTCAGCCGCCGAGTATCGCTGCCGCCTCTATAAG ATGATCTTGGAGTGCAGGGGCCACGGCCGCCTCCCGAAGGAGACGGGTCTGGGGGGCAGCCCCCCAACCCCCGAGCCGGAGGCCCAGCTGCCCTCAGGCTCGCCTGCGTGGAACCCCGGATGCCGGCCTCGGAGTAACCCCGGCCACGGCCCCGTGCATG ACGCCCCCGGCGGAGCCCAGGACCCTCCCAGGCAGAACTCAGCCCCCTTGCACCAGCCTCCGCCCCCAGGAGGTCCTGGGAGAGGGGCGAGGCCCGGCGGGGCGACGTCATCCTTGTGG gTGAAGCCCAGCGCGAGGGAGGCGGCGCCCTCGTTGACCTCGCAGGCCGCTGCCCAGGTGGCCATCCGGGCCCTGATCCGGAGTGACCGGAACCCGGGCCGCGGTGCGAACGCGCCCGGCGCGCCACAG gttcctCCTCGACCTCCGGGGGCGACCCGGCCCGGTCGGAGGATGTTCGGTGCCTCGGCAGCGCAGGGGGCCCACGGGGCCACGCGGGCCGCGCTGGGGGGCTATTCCCAAGCCTACGGGACCGTCTGCCTCTCGGCGCTGGGctgcctgcccctcctccagggacctaGCGCCTGA